The following DNA comes from Nocardia sp. XZ_19_385.
CGAGATCTCGCGCGTTCGCCTTGTAGTGACCCACCGCGGTCCTCCCTGACTCACTGCCGCGGCCCCTGTAGCCACGAATTCGGGTTCTGACGTTGTACAAAACGAAGACTGCCGTACCGCTGTCGAGCTACGCAACCGTAGGCAAAACACTACGTGACCGTAGGTTTCCCCCAGCGCCAACGCGGTAGCCGTAAGGTAACTGTGACCTTTCGAAGGCTGCTGGCAACCATTCCCTGCACCTGCCGGAAACCGTTGCGGTGAGCACTAATTCACCTGGACGAAACGCCCGCAACGGACTCGTCATCGAGAGATATTCCGCCGCAACAACTTCTGGCTACCGTTCGATCCACGAATACAGCCGCTGTATACAGCGCGGTCCACAGGCCGCCGCGGCGAACCCGCGAGCAGCCGTTACGGACCGTGCCGGTGCCGCAGGCGGGCGTATTCGGCACGGCGCGTCCAGCGCCGCCGCTCCACCTGATGAAGTTAGAAGGGTTCGCCCCATGCCAGAATCCCGTGCCGCCCGCCGGCATCCTGCCCGCCTGACCAAAGCGCTGGTCGCGCCCACCGCGCTGGCACTCGCCGGCCTGTTGCTGACCGCCTGCGGCGCCAAGGACGACGCCTCCACCGGCTCGACCGCCGCCTCCTGCGTCGACACCTCCAAGAACTCGATCAAAGTCGGTTCGCTGCACTCGCTTTCGGGCACGATGGCGATCTCCGAGGTCACCGTCGCGAACTCCACCAAGCTGGCCGTGGACCAGATCAACGCCGCGGGCGGCGTCATGGGCAAGAAGATCGAGCTGGTGCTCGAGGACGGCGCCTCGGACCCGAAGACCTTCGCCGAGAAGGCCGAAAAATTGATCAGCTCCGACTGTGTCGCAGCGGTTTTCGGCGGCTGGACCTCCTCGAGCCGCAAGGCCATGAAGCCGAAATTCGAGAGCCTGAACTCGCTGCTCTACTACCCGGTCCAGTACGAGGGCCTGGAGGACAGCAAGAACATCTTCTACACCGGCGCCACCACCAACCAGCAGATCATCCCCGCGCTGGACTACCTGAAGCAGAAGGGCGTGACCTCGCTCTACCTGGTGGGCTCGGACTACGTCTTCCCGCAGACCGCCAACCGCGAGATCAAGGCGTACGCGGCGGCCAACGGCATCGAGATCAAGGGTGAGGACTACACCCCGCTCGGCTCCACCGATTTCTCCACAATCATCAACAAGGTGCGCAGCGCCAAGGCGGGTGCGGTCTTCAACACCCTCAACGGCGACTCCAACGTCGCGTTCTTCCGCGAGTACACCAACGCGGGCCTGAAAGCCGCTGAAATGCCGGTGGTTTCGGTGTCCATCGCCGAGGAAGAGGTCGCGGGCATCGGCGCGCAGAACGTCGCCGGCCAGCTCACGGCCTGGAACTACTACCAGACCGTCGATTCGCCGGTGAACAAGAAGTTCGTCAGCGACTACAAGGCCGCGTTCGGCGCCGACAAGCCGACCTCGGACCCGATGGAAGCCGCCTACGCCTCGGTCTTCCTGTGGAAGAACACCGTCGAGAAGGCGAAGTCGTTCGCGGTGGCCGACATTCAGGCCGCGGCCGACGGCGTCAGCTTCGAAGCGCCGGAGGGCCTGGTCACCATCGACGGCTCCAACCACCACATCACCAAGACCGCCCGGATCGGCGAGATCCGCCCGGACGGCCTGATCTACACGGTGTGGGACTCGGGCAAGGCCGTAGTGCCGGACCCGTACCTGAAGTCCTACGACTGGGCCAAAGGCCTGAAGTAGTAGAGCAGTGACATGGCCGCGGGGCCGCGGCGTGTTCGCGGCCCTAAGTCTCGCGTCCGAGCAGCCGAGACTCGCGCATTCGCGCATGCGCTTCGGCTACTCGGACGCGAGCCGGCCACGAACGGGTCGGTCGTAAGACTCCCTCCGTACGGGGCTGAGTCAGGTTCGAAAGTTAGATACGGAGTCCACCTATGGACGTGGTAATCGGCCAGCTCTTCACGGGGTTGAGCCTGGGATCGATTCTGCTGCTCGCGGCGCTGGGCCTGTCGCTGACCTTCGGTCAGATGGGCGTGATCAACATGGCGCACGGCGAGTTCATCATGGCCGGTTGCTACACGACTTTCGTTGTGCAGAAGGTCATCTCGTCGGCGGGCGTTTCGCTGTTCGTGTCCCTGCTGATCGGGTTTCTGGTCGGTGGCGTGCTGGGCGCCGCGCTGGAAATGGGTTTGATCCGCTGGATGTACGACCGGCCGCTGGACACCCTGCTGGTCACCTTCGGTGTCGGATTGGTGCTGCAACAGCTGGCCCGCGACATCTTCGGCGCGCCCGCCAAGAACGTGCTGGCACCCTCCTGGTTGAGCGGCGGCGTCGACATCATGGGCGCCGTGGTGCCCAAGACCCGCATCTTCATCCTGGTGCTGGCCGTGGTCGCCGTGACCGTGCTCGCGGTGGTGTTGAAGACGACGCCGCTCGGCCGCCGGATTCGCGCCGTGGTGCAGAACCGCGGCCTCGCCGAAACCAGCGGTGTGTCTTCCCGTTTCACCGATATCAGCACCTTCTTCATCGGCTCCGGCCTGGCCGGTGTCGCGGGTGTGGCGCTGACGCTGATCGGGTCGACCAGCCCCACCATCGGGCAGAGCTATCTGATCGACGCCTTCCTCGTGGTCGTGATCGGCGGGCTCGGGCAGATCAAGGGCACGGTCATCGCGGCGTTCGCGCTGGGCCTGCTCAATTCGTTCATCGAATACTCGACCACCGCGTCCATCGCGAAGGTCATCGTGTTCGCCGCGATCGTCATCTTCCTGCAGGTTCGTCCGCAGGGGCTGTTCACTGTCCGGACAAGGAGTCTGGCATGACGACACTCACCGAGAAGATGCGCCAGCATTCTTCAATGACCGCGCTCAGCGGCTTCGCGTTCGCCGCCATCCTGCTGTTCGCGGTGGCTCCGGCGGTACTCAGCGACTTCCGGCTGAACCTGCTCGCCAAGTTCCTCTGCTTCGCCATCGTCGCGGCGGGCATCGGATTGGCTTGGGGCCGTGGCGGAATGCTCACCCTGGGTCAGGGTGTGTTCTTCGGCATCGGCGCCTACGTCATGGCGATGCACCTGCAGATGACCGACGCGGCCCGGCTCGGCAACGACGTGCCGGAGTTCATGGAGATCTCCGGAATCCGCGAATTGCCGTCGTTCTGGCAGCCTTTCGCCTCGGCTCCGGTGGCGATCCTCGGCATCCTGATCTTGCCCGGGCTGGTGGCCGCGGTGCTCGGGTACGGCGTGTTCAAGCGCCGGGTCAAGGGCGCCTACTTCGCCATCTTGAGCCAGGCGCTGGCAGCCGCGCTGGCCATCCTGCTCACCGGCCAGCAGGCCATCGGCGGGTTCACCGGCCTGTCGGATTTCCGGGCGTTCTTCGGCTTCAAGCTGTCGGACCCGGTGAACCGCCAGATGCTGTTCTTCATCGCCGCGGGCACGCTGCTGGTGGTGGTCGCGCTGGTGCGGCAGCTGATGCACAGCCGGTACGGGGAACTGCTGGTGGCCGTGCGGGATCAGGAGGAGCGCGTCCGCTTCCTCGGCTACGATCCGGCCAATATCAAGATCGTCGCGTACGTGGTGGCGGCGTTCTTCGCCGGTATCGCGGGTGCGCTGTTCACCCCGATCGTCGGCATCATCTCCCCCGCCGATATCGGCGTCGTGCCGTCGATCGCTTTCCTGATCGGCGTTGCCATCGGCGGTCGCACCACGCTGCTCGGACCGGTGCTGGGCGCGATCGGTGTGGCCTGGGCGCAGACCGCGCTCTCTGAGCAATTCCCGTCAGGCTGGACCTATCTGCAGGGCGTGCTGTTCATCGTGGTGGTCGGCTTCATTCCGGCGGGACTCGCGGGCGTGTGGCCGATGCTGAAGGGCTTCGTGGACAGCCGGTTCCGGCGTACGAAGGCCGCGGTCGTGGTGCACGAAGCCCCTGAAGTCGAAACCGTCGAGCCGGAGAAGGTGGAAACTCGATGACCACGGCAACAACCCACGAGCCCAAGCTCGGCGGCAACGCGGGCATGGACAGCGAGTATCTCGAAATCCGCGGGCTCTCCGTCAGTTTCGACGGCTTCAAAGCCGTCACCGACATGGATCTCACTGTGCTGCAAGGCGATCTGCGATTCCTGATCGGCCCCAACGGCGCTGGTAAGACGACTTTGATCGACGCGATCACGGGCCTGGTGCCCGCCACCGGCTCGGCGCAGAAGTCCGGCGCGGAGCTGCTCGGCAAGAAGGTGCACCAGATCGCCCGGCTCGGCGTCGGCCGAACCTTCCAGACGGCAAGCGTTTTCGAGCAGTTGAGCGTCTTGCAGAATCTGGATATCGCGGCGGGCGCCGGGCGTTCGGCGCTGACACTGCTCCGGCGGCGCAAGTCGGTGCTGCCGAGTATCGAAGAGGCACTGGAGATCACGGGTCTGGGCGCGCTGCGCGACCAGCCCGCCGGTGTGCTCGCGCACGGACAGAAGCAGTGGCTGGAGATCGGCATGCTGCTGGTGCAGAACGCCTCGGTGCTGCTGCTCGACGAACCGGTCGCGGGCATGAGCGCCGAGGAACGCGAAGAGACCGGAAACCTGTTGCGCCGCATCGGCGGTGACCGTGTGGTCGTGGTCGTCGAGCACGACATGGACTTCATGCGCGCCTTCGCCACCTCCGTCACGGTGCTGGCCGGCGGCAAGGTGCTCAGCGAAGGCACCGTCGAGCAGGTTCAGGCCGATCCGAAGGTGCAGGAGGTCTACCTCGGCACCGCGGCCGCCGTCGGCACCGAACTCGAAACCGAGGAAACCGCCAAAGTTACAGTGCAGGAGGCCTGATGCTCGAGCTGATCGACATCCACTCGGGTTACGGCCGGACCGAGGTGATCCACGGCGTCTCGGTCGCCGTGCCCGACAACAGCGTCGTCGCCGTGATGGGCCACAACGGTGCGGGCAAGACCACGCTGTTGCGCACCGCCGTCGGCCTGATCGGCAGCAAATCCGGGATGATCCGGTTCGACGGGGAGAACATCACCAAGCTGTCCCCCTCCCGGCGGGTCAAGCGCGGGATCGCCTACGTCCCGCAGGGGCAGCAGAGTTTTCCCCAGCTGTCCACAGCCGAGAATTTGCAGGTCGTCGCCGACGGCCGCAAACGCGGCAAAGCGCTGATCGACGAATCGCTCGACCTGTTCCCCGCGCTGCGTGAACTGCTCCCCCGCAAGGCCGGCCTGCTCTCCGGCGGTCAGCGCCAGCAACTGGCGATCGCGCGGGCCCTGATCACCGAGCCGAAATTGCTCATCCTGGACGAGCCCACCGAAGGTATCCAGCCCTCGGTGGTCGCCGAGATCGAGCGCACCATCATCGATCTGACCCAGCGCGGCGGCCTCAGCGTGCTGCTGGTGGAGCAGCACATCGGCTTCGCTCTGCAAGCGGCGCAACGCTATTACGTGCTGCAATCGGGGCGGGTGAGTTCCACCGGCGACGGTGGCGCGGGCGCGGAGTCCGCGGTCCGCTCGGCGATGGCGATCTGAGTCGCCTATGGCCGGCAGGGGGCGGATATCGCTGGGCGAGCGGGTGTATCACGCTATGCGGCGCGATCTGGCCGCGGGCGCGATCGTCCCCACCGAACGGCTGCGCGAGGAACGGCTGGCCGAAATCTACGGTGTCTCACGCACTCCGGTGCGCGAGGCGCTGGCCCGCCTACAGGCCGACGGGTTGGTCGAGCGCCAATCCGACGGCCTGTACCCGTACCGGCCGCGGCTGGGCGAGCTCGATCAGCTCTACGAACTGCGAATCCTGCTGGAAGCCAGGGGTATCCAGCGGGTACTCGGACGTACCGGCGCACCGTCGTCGTTTCCGGGCTGGGCGCCCTGGGACCCGGCTGCGGCCCATGATCTTTCGCTGGTCCACGCGGAACTGGACACCTGGAAGCGGCTGCGCGACAACCCGCCCGAACCCGGACCCGCGCTCGTCGCCGCCGACGAACAGTTTCACACCACGCTGCTCGCGGCGGCAGGGAATAGGGCGTTGACCGAGGCACTTTCGGCGGTCTACATCCGAGTTCGGCCGGTCCGCACCCTGGACCTCTACACAACCGAACGCATTGCCGCGATGACGGACGACCACATCACGATCGCCGAGCACCTGCTGTCCGGCGATCCGGATACCGCGCTGCGTGCTTTGCTCGCGCACCTGGAGATGTCCCGCACGCACGTGCTGGCGCGGGCACAGCAGGCGCTGGAGTTCACGAAACTCGGCCGGGCCATGCGTGATTAGTAGCGGGGATCGCGGCTGCTCAGCAGGTGGTCTGGAATGGGAAGCAGTTTTTCGGGGTGTAAGACGGGGGCGAAGGTGTGACCGAGGTCGTCTGGGCGGGTGCGGGGTCGGATTGCGCGGACCCGTCGATGAAAACCTTTGCGATCACCCAGAGTACGAGCAGCATGCCGATCACGGCGACGACGACCGCGCCCCAGGCGCCCGCCTTCTGGCGTCTGGTCTGCGGGCCCGGGGTGTGCGGCGGGCGCTGCGGGCGGGGTGGCTTGGTCGACGGTGTCACCTCGCCGAGCGGGGTGGGCCTGACCTCGTCGAACCCGTCGGCGAGCAGTTCCGCGCGCGACGGCGGCGGATCCAGGCCCAGCACCTGCGCCGCCTGGACCACCCGGTCCACGGTCCAGCTGCGGGCGCCGGCGGAGAAGCCCTCCAGATAGATGCGTAGCTCGGTGGCGTCGTCGACGTTCGCGATCACCACATCGAGACCGGGTCGAATAGCTGTGCGGGCCGGGCGGACCATCGCGCCGCGCTCCGGGACCAGCACCACGACACCGCAGACGTCCCCTGGATCCTGCAGTGCCCGTTCTAGTTTCGTACGCACCGCGTAGACGCACTGCTCCAGTCGGTCGATAGGACTGGTGTCGCTGTCGTCGAGGTCGGCGGGCGCCTCGCTGACCTTCCAGGGTCCCTCGTCGGTGATATTGAGAATCCCGCTCTGCCGCTTGCGGAAGCCGCGGATCTCGGCGACGGTGATGCCGCGCGGGGTGATGACCACCGCGTCGATCTGGCGGGTGCCGTGCACCCCAACGTGGACATCTACGGCGGCGAGGCCGGTGCTCGGGTAGGAACGCAGGCAGTCGACAAACTCCTGTTCGGCTGCCGAGAGCTGCGCTCCCGCCCTGATCTTCACCAGCATCGCTATCCCCTGCCAACCCGTTCGAAGCGCGGCGGCTGCCCTTCCTCGCCGACCGCACCCGTTCCGATGATGCCCGCCCGACTGACTCGGGGCCACCGAAAGCCGAGAACTAACTGGGGATACATCATCGCGACATTCGCAGGTACGCTCGCCAACGCTGGCCCAGACGGGCGGGAACCCCACGCGAGAGGCGGACTGCGATGACGGAACCACGGATCGCACCTGGCCGGGTCCGGGAACTCGGACCTATCAATTGGGTTGTCTGGCAGGTGCTTTCCCGCGCCGCGGGCACCAGCGACGCACACCTGTTCAGCACGCTCGGCCGCACCGGCGGCCTGTTCCGCGGCTGGCTGCACTACTCCGGCAAACTCATGCCCGGCGGGCGGCTGCCGCGGCACGAGGCCGAGCTCGTCATCATGCGGGTCGCCCATCTGCGCGAATGCGAATACGAGATGGACCACCACATCCGGCTCGGCAAGAAGGCGGGCGTCACGCCCGAGATCCTCGAACGCCTGCGCAGCGGCCCCACCGCGCCCGGCTGGTCGGACAAGCACCGCGCGCTGCTCACCGCCGTCGACCAGATCGTGGCGACCCGCGATCTCGACGACACCGCCTGGGCCGCGCTCGCCGCGCACTACGACGAGCGCCGCCTCATCGAAATCGTCCTGCTCACCAATCAATACGAGGGCCTGGCCGCCTCCATCACCGCCCTGCGCATCCAACGCGACGGGTTCTGAGGCGGCGGCTCAGCGTTCGATGAGCAGCGTCTCCAAGCCGTCCAGTACCAGGGTGAGGCCGAATTGCCAGGCATGGTCGGCGCTGTAAGCCGCGTCCTGGTTTTGCCCGGCGGCCGCGCCGACCCGGGCGGCCACTGGATAGCGCTGGGTATCGAAGACCTGCTCCAGTAGCGGCGCGGCGCGTTCCCACCATTGCTGGTCGGACATCTTGCTGTCGGCGGCCGCGCGTTCGGTGTCGATGGCGATGCGTGCGACCGAGGTGACGAACCCGAGCAGGTGGGTCAGGGCAGCGTCCATCTCCACGTCGCTGAGC
Coding sequences within:
- the urtA gene encoding urea ABC transporter substrate-binding protein — protein: MPESRAARRHPARLTKALVAPTALALAGLLLTACGAKDDASTGSTAASCVDTSKNSIKVGSLHSLSGTMAISEVTVANSTKLAVDQINAAGGVMGKKIELVLEDGASDPKTFAEKAEKLISSDCVAAVFGGWTSSSRKAMKPKFESLNSLLYYPVQYEGLEDSKNIFYTGATTNQQIIPALDYLKQKGVTSLYLVGSDYVFPQTANREIKAYAAANGIEIKGEDYTPLGSTDFSTIINKVRSAKAGAVFNTLNGDSNVAFFREYTNAGLKAAEMPVVSVSIAEEEVAGIGAQNVAGQLTAWNYYQTVDSPVNKKFVSDYKAAFGADKPTSDPMEAAYASVFLWKNTVEKAKSFAVADIQAAADGVSFEAPEGLVTIDGSNHHITKTARIGEIRPDGLIYTVWDSGKAVVPDPYLKSYDWAKGLK
- the urtB gene encoding urea ABC transporter permease subunit UrtB, translating into MDVVIGQLFTGLSLGSILLLAALGLSLTFGQMGVINMAHGEFIMAGCYTTFVVQKVISSAGVSLFVSLLIGFLVGGVLGAALEMGLIRWMYDRPLDTLLVTFGVGLVLQQLARDIFGAPAKNVLAPSWLSGGVDIMGAVVPKTRIFILVLAVVAVTVLAVVLKTTPLGRRIRAVVQNRGLAETSGVSSRFTDISTFFIGSGLAGVAGVALTLIGSTSPTIGQSYLIDAFLVVVIGGLGQIKGTVIAAFALGLLNSFIEYSTTASIAKVIVFAAIVIFLQVRPQGLFTVRTRSLA
- the urtC gene encoding urea ABC transporter permease subunit UrtC, whose product is MTTLTEKMRQHSSMTALSGFAFAAILLFAVAPAVLSDFRLNLLAKFLCFAIVAAGIGLAWGRGGMLTLGQGVFFGIGAYVMAMHLQMTDAARLGNDVPEFMEISGIRELPSFWQPFASAPVAILGILILPGLVAAVLGYGVFKRRVKGAYFAILSQALAAALAILLTGQQAIGGFTGLSDFRAFFGFKLSDPVNRQMLFFIAAGTLLVVVALVRQLMHSRYGELLVAVRDQEERVRFLGYDPANIKIVAYVVAAFFAGIAGALFTPIVGIISPADIGVVPSIAFLIGVAIGGRTTLLGPVLGAIGVAWAQTALSEQFPSGWTYLQGVLFIVVVGFIPAGLAGVWPMLKGFVDSRFRRTKAAVVVHEAPEVETVEPEKVETR
- the urtD gene encoding urea ABC transporter ATP-binding protein UrtD, producing MTTATTHEPKLGGNAGMDSEYLEIRGLSVSFDGFKAVTDMDLTVLQGDLRFLIGPNGAGKTTLIDAITGLVPATGSAQKSGAELLGKKVHQIARLGVGRTFQTASVFEQLSVLQNLDIAAGAGRSALTLLRRRKSVLPSIEEALEITGLGALRDQPAGVLAHGQKQWLEIGMLLVQNASVLLLDEPVAGMSAEEREETGNLLRRIGGDRVVVVVEHDMDFMRAFATSVTVLAGGKVLSEGTVEQVQADPKVQEVYLGTAAAVGTELETEETAKVTVQEA
- the urtE gene encoding urea ABC transporter ATP-binding subunit UrtE; translated protein: MLELIDIHSGYGRTEVIHGVSVAVPDNSVVAVMGHNGAGKTTLLRTAVGLIGSKSGMIRFDGENITKLSPSRRVKRGIAYVPQGQQSFPQLSTAENLQVVADGRKRGKALIDESLDLFPALRELLPRKAGLLSGGQRQQLAIARALITEPKLLILDEPTEGIQPSVVAEIERTIIDLTQRGGLSVLLVEQHIGFALQAAQRYYVLQSGRVSSTGDGGAGAESAVRSAMAI
- a CDS encoding GntR family transcriptional regulator, whose translation is MAGRGRISLGERVYHAMRRDLAAGAIVPTERLREERLAEIYGVSRTPVREALARLQADGLVERQSDGLYPYRPRLGELDQLYELRILLEARGIQRVLGRTGAPSSFPGWAPWDPAAAHDLSLVHAELDTWKRLRDNPPEPGPALVAADEQFHTTLLAAAGNRALTEALSAVYIRVRPVRTLDLYTTERIAAMTDDHITIAEHLLSGDPDTALRALLAHLEMSRTHVLARAQQALEFTKLGRAMRD
- a CDS encoding nuclease-related domain-containing protein, whose protein sequence is MLVKIRAGAQLSAAEQEFVDCLRSYPSTGLAAVDVHVGVHGTRQIDAVVITPRGITVAEIRGFRKRQSGILNITDEGPWKVSEAPADLDDSDTSPIDRLEQCVYAVRTKLERALQDPGDVCGVVVLVPERGAMVRPARTAIRPGLDVVIANVDDATELRIYLEGFSAGARSWTVDRVVQAAQVLGLDPPPSRAELLADGFDEVRPTPLGEVTPSTKPPRPQRPPHTPGPQTRRQKAGAWGAVVVAVIGMLLVLWVIAKVFIDGSAQSDPAPAQTTSVTPSPPSYTPKNCFPFQTTC
- a CDS encoding carboxymuconolactone decarboxylase family protein; the encoded protein is MTEPRIAPGRVRELGPINWVVWQVLSRAAGTSDAHLFSTLGRTGGLFRGWLHYSGKLMPGGRLPRHEAELVIMRVAHLRECEYEMDHHIRLGKKAGVTPEILERLRSGPTAPGWSDKHRALLTAVDQIVATRDLDDTAWAALAAHYDERRLIEIVLLTNQYEGLAASITALRIQRDGF